The Streptomyces sp. NL15-2K genome contains a region encoding:
- the cobC gene encoding Rv2231c family pyridoxal phosphate-dependent protein CobC: MPTDDTGTGADTDAHDLRHHGDAEVRDDGSALVDLAVNVRADTPPAWLRERIAGSLAGLAAYPDGRSARAAVAARHGLPAERVLLTAGAAEAFVLLARALKVRQPIVVHPQFTEPEAALRDAGHTVDRVLLREEDGFRLDPAAVPEDADLVVIGNPTNPTSVLHPAAAIARLARPGRTLVVDEAFMDAVPGEREALAGRTDVPGLVVLRSLTKTWGLAGLRIGYVLAAPETITALERAQPLWPVSTPALAAAEACVEPRALAEAADAAHRVAADRAHLVAGLEEFASDGLRVAQSAEGPFVLVRLPRATAVRRHLRDLGFAVRRGDTFPGLGEEWLRLAVRDQVTVNSFLQALDRALAPARR; the protein is encoded by the coding sequence ATGCCCACTGACGACACCGGCACCGGGGCCGACACGGACGCCCACGACCTGCGGCACCACGGGGACGCCGAGGTGCGGGACGACGGCTCGGCGCTGGTCGACCTCGCCGTGAACGTCCGCGCGGACACCCCGCCCGCCTGGCTGCGGGAGCGGATCGCCGGGTCGCTGGCCGGCCTCGCCGCCTATCCGGACGGGCGGTCCGCGCGCGCGGCGGTGGCGGCGCGGCACGGGCTCCCGGCGGAGCGGGTCCTGCTGACGGCGGGTGCCGCCGAGGCCTTCGTACTGCTCGCACGCGCCCTGAAGGTCCGTCAACCGATCGTCGTCCACCCGCAGTTCACCGAGCCGGAGGCAGCGCTGCGGGACGCGGGTCACACGGTCGACCGGGTCCTGCTGCGGGAGGAGGACGGCTTCCGGCTGGACCCGGCGGCGGTCCCGGAGGACGCGGACCTGGTGGTGATCGGCAACCCGACGAATCCCACCTCCGTCCTGCACCCGGCTGCCGCGATCGCGCGACTCGCCCGGCCTGGGCGGACGTTGGTGGTGGACGAGGCCTTCATGGACGCGGTGCCGGGTGAGCGGGAAGCGCTGGCCGGGCGGACGGACGTGCCCGGCCTGGTCGTGCTGCGCAGCCTGACCAAGACCTGGGGGCTGGCCGGGCTGCGGATCGGGTACGTGCTGGCCGCCCCGGAGACGATCACCGCCCTGGAGCGGGCCCAGCCGCTGTGGCCGGTGTCCACGCCGGCGCTCGCCGCCGCCGAGGCCTGCGTGGAGCCGCGGGCACTGGCGGAGGCGGCCGACGCGGCTCACCGTGTCGCCGCGGACCGGGCCCATCTCGTCGCCGGGCTGGAGGAGTTCGCCTCCGACGGACTGCGGGTGGCCCAGTCGGCCGAGGGCCCCTTCGTCCTCGTACGGCTGCCCCGCGCGACCGCCGTGCGCCGGCATCTGCGCGACCTCGGTTTCGCGGTGCGCCGCGGGGACACCTTCCCGGGCCTCGGCGAGGAGTGGCTGCGGCTGGCGGTGCGGGACCAGGTGACGGTCAACTCCTTCCTTCAGGCCCTGGACCGGGCGCTGGCTCCGGCGCGTCGCTGA
- a CDS encoding carbohydrate ABC transporter permease, with the protein MSTQVRPGWMEKPKPVTQVGKVIALATVVLLVCVPFLVIVSTSLASTDEVVANGGWVLWPTEPSLDAYRDILDGGIVTHALGVSAGVTIVGTLLSLACTVTLAYALSRPGVFGGKPVLLLILFTFLFPPGMIPSFLLVKELDLLDNYASLVLPVLVNVFNLVVLRGFFQGIPEELYEAARLDGAGDWRVLWSVVLPLSKAALAVVGLFYAVAYWNSWFYASLYLESDHWPLQQVLRTYVVAGSGLTDATTGEGTITAPQTVQMAVLVIATVPILLVYPFLQKYFTKGVLTGAIKS; encoded by the coding sequence GTGAGCACCCAGGTCCGTCCGGGTTGGATGGAGAAGCCGAAGCCGGTGACGCAGGTCGGCAAGGTCATCGCCCTCGCCACCGTCGTCCTCCTGGTCTGCGTGCCGTTCCTCGTCATCGTCTCGACCTCGCTGGCCTCCACCGACGAGGTCGTCGCCAACGGCGGCTGGGTCCTGTGGCCGACCGAGCCGAGCCTCGACGCCTACCGCGACATCCTCGACGGCGGCATCGTCACCCACGCCCTCGGCGTCAGCGCCGGCGTCACCATCGTCGGCACCCTGCTCAGCCTCGCCTGCACGGTCACCCTCGCCTACGCCCTCTCCCGACCCGGCGTCTTCGGCGGCAAACCGGTGCTGCTCCTCATCCTGTTCACGTTCCTCTTCCCGCCCGGCATGATCCCGAGCTTCCTGCTGGTCAAGGAGCTGGACCTGCTGGACAACTACGCCTCGCTCGTCCTGCCCGTCCTGGTGAACGTCTTCAACCTCGTCGTCCTGCGCGGCTTCTTCCAGGGCATCCCCGAGGAGCTGTACGAGGCCGCCCGGCTCGACGGGGCGGGGGACTGGCGGGTGCTGTGGTCGGTCGTCCTGCCTCTGTCCAAGGCCGCGCTCGCCGTCGTGGGCCTCTTCTACGCGGTCGCCTACTGGAACTCCTGGTTCTACGCCTCGCTCTACCTGGAGAGCGACCACTGGCCCCTGCAACAGGTGCTGCGCACCTACGTGGTGGCCGGCTCCGGACTCACCGACGCGACCACCGGCGAGGGCACGATCACCGCGCCGCAGACCGTGCAGATGGCGGTGCTGGTGATCGCCACCGTGCCGATCCTGCTCGTCTATCCCTTCCTGCAGAAGTACTTCACCAAGGGCGTGCTCACGGGCGCCATCAAGAGCTGA
- a CDS encoding SCO1860 family LAETG-anchored protein: MSGTSSGVTCECVDRMRDLFAQVSYGVDGGRPFQVLRANVADANATVSATGAEASTSLARAKLHVPGLPLLSLIELDQVTSKATCQAGRAPVASADLLGPVTVLGEEVTLTAGGTTDVKVPGVGEVRLDLSKKETASRTAAATALELEVSINPLKLNVAEVEGTLTLAEVTCEAPAAPAGEPGAPSEDPAGDVKPQGAPDETGLADTGGSSTTPYLAGGAIVLVVAGGGAPALARRRRS, from the coding sequence GTGTCCGGCACCAGCAGCGGCGTCACTTGTGAGTGCGTGGATCGAATGCGTGACCTTTTCGCGCAAGTGTCGTACGGGGTCGACGGCGGAAGGCCTTTCCAGGTGCTGCGCGCGAACGTGGCGGACGCGAACGCGACGGTCTCCGCGACCGGCGCCGAGGCCTCCACCAGCCTCGCCCGCGCCAAGCTGCACGTCCCCGGCCTGCCGCTGCTCTCGCTCATCGAGCTCGACCAGGTCACGTCCAAGGCGACCTGCCAGGCCGGCAGGGCCCCGGTCGCCTCCGCCGACCTGCTGGGGCCGGTGACCGTCCTCGGCGAGGAGGTCACCTTGACGGCCGGCGGCACGACCGACGTGAAGGTGCCCGGTGTCGGCGAGGTCCGCCTCGACCTGTCCAAGAAGGAGACCGCCTCGCGCACGGCCGCCGCGACCGCCCTCGAACTCGAGGTCTCCATCAACCCGTTGAAGCTCAACGTCGCCGAAGTGGAGGGCACGCTGACCCTGGCCGAGGTCACCTGCGAGGCACCGGCGGCGCCGGCGGGGGAGCCGGGCGCCCCGAGTGAAGATCCGGCGGGCGATGTGAAGCCCCAAGGCGCCCCGGACGAGACAGGGTTGGCCGATACCGGTGGCAGCTCGACCACGCCGTACCTCGCGGGCGGCGCGATCGTGCTGGTCGTCGCGGGCGGGGGAGCGCCGGCGCTGGCGCGGCGCCGCAGGAGCTGA
- a CDS encoding LacI family DNA-binding transcriptional regulator, whose amino-acid sequence MESKRRVTIREVAERAGVSMATASRALSGNHPVPAATRARVLRAARDLDYVANAHARALVGGGRKMAAVVVRQVTSPFYAQVAEGVEAEAADRGWLCMVGATGGDPQREMEFVQLMREEGARLVILVGGVVEDDAYRSRVAHYAQALDASGARLVLCGRPAPDPDIPALVVEFDNEAGARAITGHLLSAGHRRIVFLGGLPGNTALDARVAGYRAALSEHGLPAEAAHVVDCGLGRAAGLRAMTELLKETREFTAVFAGDDMVAAGALRAIADAGLSVPEDISVVGYNDIPLAEDFNPPLTTVRTPAEELGRAAVRIALRDPEHAGGNHHLLGTHIVVRRSVAPPGHAARPSLDQHGGLNPV is encoded by the coding sequence ATGGAGTCCAAGCGGCGGGTCACGATCCGGGAGGTCGCCGAGCGGGCGGGCGTGTCGATGGCCACGGCGTCGCGCGCGCTCAGCGGCAACCATCCCGTGCCCGCCGCGACCCGGGCTCGCGTTCTGCGTGCCGCGCGCGACCTCGACTACGTCGCCAACGCCCATGCGCGTGCGCTGGTGGGCGGCGGCCGCAAGATGGCCGCCGTCGTCGTCCGCCAGGTCACCAGCCCCTTCTACGCCCAGGTCGCCGAGGGAGTGGAGGCGGAGGCCGCCGACCGGGGCTGGCTGTGCATGGTCGGGGCGACCGGCGGGGATCCGCAGCGCGAGATGGAGTTCGTGCAGCTCATGCGGGAGGAGGGCGCGCGGCTGGTGATCCTGGTCGGTGGGGTCGTCGAGGACGACGCGTATCGCTCGCGCGTGGCCCACTATGCGCAGGCCCTGGATGCGTCGGGGGCGCGGCTGGTGTTGTGCGGCCGGCCCGCTCCTGATCCTGACATCCCGGCGCTGGTCGTCGAGTTCGACAACGAGGCGGGGGCGCGAGCCATCACCGGGCACCTGCTCTCCGCCGGACACCGGCGGATCGTGTTCCTCGGTGGACTGCCCGGCAACACGGCTCTGGACGCCCGTGTCGCCGGGTACCGGGCTGCGCTCTCCGAGCATGGGCTGCCGGCCGAGGCCGCGCATGTCGTCGACTGCGGGCTGGGCCGTGCGGCCGGGTTGCGGGCGATGACCGAACTGCTCAAGGAGACACGGGAGTTCACGGCGGTCTTCGCCGGGGACGACATGGTCGCCGCGGGGGCGCTGCGCGCCATCGCCGACGCGGGGTTGAGCGTGCCTGAGGACATCTCGGTCGTCGGGTACAACGACATTCCGCTCGCTGAGGACTTCAATCCGCCGCTCACCACTGTTCGGACTCCCGCGGAGGAGCTCGGTCGCGCGGCCGTGCGGATCGCTCTGCGGGATCCCGAGCATGCCGGCGGGAATCACCATCTGCTCGGTACGCACATCGTTGTGCGCCGCAGCGTCGCTCCACCTGGGCATGCTGCCCGACCGTCCCTTGACCAACACGGAGGACTCAACCCCGTATGA
- a CDS encoding ABC transporter permease subunit → MLPGLAYFLLFHYGALVGNVIAFKEYVPFDGLWGSPWVGMGNFQRMFEDGAFWDSVLNTVWIALLQLVFYFPVPLALALLLHSLTWSSVRRFVQSVAYLPHFISWVIVVALFQQVLGDTGLLNSSLDGMGLHAVDIIGNPDAFKPLTVAQVIWKDAGWGTIIFLAALAQVDEQQYEAAAIDGAGPWRRFWHVTLPAIRPVIILLLIMRLGDILSVGFEQMLLQRDAVGPEAAEIIDTFVYYQGIVGGDYGFAAAAGLFKGVIGALLVYAANKVAHRLGEQGVYK, encoded by the coding sequence ATGCTGCCCGGCCTCGCCTACTTCCTGCTCTTCCACTACGGCGCCCTGGTCGGCAACGTCATCGCCTTCAAGGAGTACGTGCCCTTCGACGGCCTGTGGGGCAGCCCCTGGGTCGGCATGGGCAACTTCCAGCGGATGTTCGAGGACGGCGCCTTCTGGGACTCCGTGCTCAACACCGTCTGGATCGCCCTCCTCCAGCTCGTCTTCTACTTCCCGGTGCCGCTCGCCCTCGCCCTGCTGCTGCACAGCCTCACCTGGAGCTCGGTGCGCCGGTTCGTGCAGTCGGTGGCGTATCTGCCGCACTTCATCTCGTGGGTGATCGTCGTCGCCCTGTTCCAGCAGGTGCTCGGCGACACCGGTCTGCTCAACTCCTCGCTGGACGGCATGGGGCTGCACGCCGTCGACATCATCGGCAACCCGGACGCCTTCAAGCCGCTCACCGTCGCCCAGGTCATCTGGAAGGACGCCGGCTGGGGCACGATCATCTTCCTCGCCGCGCTGGCCCAGGTCGACGAGCAGCAGTACGAGGCCGCCGCGATCGACGGCGCGGGCCCCTGGCGGCGCTTCTGGCACGTCACCCTGCCCGCCATCCGCCCCGTGATCATCCTGCTGCTCATCATGCGGCTCGGCGACATCCTCTCCGTCGGCTTCGAGCAGATGCTGCTCCAGCGCGACGCGGTCGGCCCCGAGGCGGCCGAGATCATCGACACCTTCGTCTACTACCAGGGCATCGTCGGCGGCGACTACGGATTCGCCGCCGCCGCGGGCCTGTTCAAGGGCGTCATCGGCGCCCTCCTCGTCTACGCGGCCAACAAGGTCGCCCACCGCCTCGGCGAACAGGGGGTCTACAAGTGA
- a CDS encoding extracellular solute-binding protein produces the protein MSRMSRRTLLRSVAAGGAAVSVPGLLTACSTSSGDSDVSNAGKKLAPWPAYKPASGPKPDLAPTEAGVQAGYTAYPADLVKSVSRTPGDGSTIKVMSMSFGTPPKPASANRFWAAVEKALGVKIEYTIISQADYQKKMATVMAGDADTLPDIINLFSGFVLPREAEFVQRRAEDLTPYLSGEAIADYPNLANIPTHAWQDMGRIGGRIHGIPLERPLPGSTLWLNQDMFTDAGMKEGWTSQDFAAVAKQATSGRTYALGAASGSLFGNAVHSAAHRAPNEWAVTDDGTFLPGVADERYKASIAFQAQLRKNGSYHPDATSISQIDLTTLYYNGTVGSMQDGFGAYLPKYREAPDGMAPAAALPYSVGGEPGGIVAARRSFGYTVLKKAKKERIELMLRILDYLAAPFGSQEWELVHYGVEGTHFTRGKDGSPQPTKLGEVENNTNLPLKYLAEGPQVLFVPGMPDAVRALHAWQQKTVPHAIRNASWGLQSRTKNSQGTTLKALLDDTVTGIVAGRIPLSEWDGAVKKWRARGGDRMADEFAKDYAANT, from the coding sequence ATGTCCCGCATGTCCCGACGCACCCTCCTGCGCTCCGTGGCGGCAGGCGGTGCCGCCGTCTCCGTCCCCGGTCTGCTGACCGCCTGCTCCACGAGCTCGGGCGACAGCGACGTCTCCAACGCGGGCAAGAAGCTCGCCCCCTGGCCCGCGTACAAGCCCGCGAGCGGCCCCAAGCCGGACCTCGCGCCCACCGAGGCAGGCGTCCAGGCGGGCTATACGGCCTACCCCGCCGACCTGGTCAAGTCCGTCTCCCGGACACCCGGCGACGGCTCCACCATCAAGGTCATGTCGATGTCCTTCGGCACGCCACCCAAGCCCGCCTCGGCCAACCGGTTCTGGGCCGCCGTGGAGAAGGCACTCGGCGTGAAGATCGAGTACACGATCATCTCCCAGGCCGACTACCAGAAGAAGATGGCCACCGTGATGGCCGGCGACGCCGACACCCTGCCGGACATCATCAACCTCTTCTCCGGGTTCGTCCTGCCCCGCGAGGCCGAGTTCGTACAGCGACGGGCCGAGGACCTCACGCCGTACCTCTCCGGCGAGGCGATCGCCGACTACCCCAACCTCGCGAACATCCCCACCCACGCCTGGCAGGACATGGGCCGCATCGGCGGCCGTATCCACGGCATCCCCCTGGAACGCCCGCTGCCCGGCTCCACCCTCTGGCTCAACCAGGACATGTTCACGGACGCGGGCATGAAGGAGGGCTGGACGTCCCAGGACTTCGCGGCCGTCGCCAAGCAGGCCACCAGCGGCCGTACGTACGCACTCGGCGCCGCCTCCGGCTCCCTCTTCGGCAACGCCGTGCACTCCGCCGCCCACCGCGCGCCCAACGAATGGGCCGTCACCGACGACGGCACCTTCCTGCCGGGCGTCGCAGACGAACGCTACAAGGCCTCCATCGCCTTCCAGGCCCAGCTGCGCAAGAACGGCTCGTACCACCCGGACGCCACGTCCATCTCCCAGATCGACCTGACCACCCTCTACTACAACGGCACGGTCGGCTCCATGCAGGACGGCTTCGGCGCCTACCTGCCCAAGTACAGGGAGGCGCCGGACGGGATGGCCCCGGCCGCGGCACTCCCGTACAGCGTCGGCGGTGAACCCGGCGGCATCGTCGCCGCCCGCCGCTCCTTCGGCTACACCGTGCTGAAGAAGGCGAAGAAGGAACGCATCGAGCTGATGCTGCGCATCCTCGACTACCTCGCCGCCCCCTTCGGCAGCCAGGAGTGGGAACTCGTCCACTACGGCGTCGAGGGCACCCACTTCACCCGCGGCAAGGACGGCTCCCCGCAGCCCACCAAGCTCGGCGAGGTGGAGAACAACACCAACCTGCCGCTGAAGTACCTCGCCGAAGGCCCCCAGGTGCTGTTCGTGCCGGGCATGCCCGACGCCGTACGGGCCCTGCACGCCTGGCAGCAGAAGACGGTCCCGCACGCCATCCGCAATGCCTCCTGGGGCCTGCAGTCCCGGACGAAGAACTCCCAGGGCACCACGCTCAAGGCGCTCCTGGACGACACCGTCACCGGCATCGTCGCCGGCCGCATCCCGCTGTCGGAGTGGGACGGGGCCGTGAAGAAGTGGCGGGCCCGGGGCGGCGACAGAATGGCCGACGAGTTCGCGAAGGACTACGCGGCCAACACGTGA
- a CDS encoding TnsA-like heteromeric transposase endonuclease subunit, whose protein sequence is MTEAGDVAFEDALPVRDFPSYRGQRHFPGLYWAVTTGRHVGFESWLERDHAMLLDFDPLVTGFSSQPFWLSWRDEGSGRSRSHAPDYFARAADGSGLVVDCRPADRIDQRAAESFKRAREACDAVGWAYRVASEIDPVRVANLRWLAGYRHPRFAVSEGMTAAVCAAFATPAPLLGQAATLGDPIGVLPVVFHLLWRGLLRADLGRRLSDRTVVMTGEAGR, encoded by the coding sequence TTGACCGAGGCCGGGGATGTCGCTTTCGAGGACGCGCTGCCGGTGCGGGACTTCCCGTCGTACCGCGGCCAGCGCCATTTTCCGGGGCTGTACTGGGCGGTGACGACCGGTCGGCATGTGGGGTTCGAATCGTGGCTGGAGCGGGATCACGCGATGCTGCTCGACTTCGATCCGCTGGTGACGGGGTTCTCCTCGCAGCCGTTCTGGCTGAGCTGGCGGGACGAGGGATCAGGCCGCAGCCGGTCACACGCTCCGGACTACTTCGCGCGGGCTGCGGACGGAAGTGGCCTGGTGGTGGACTGCCGTCCGGCGGACCGGATCGACCAGAGGGCCGCCGAGTCGTTCAAGCGGGCGCGGGAAGCGTGTGACGCGGTGGGCTGGGCCTACCGTGTCGCCAGTGAGATCGATCCCGTCCGAGTGGCGAATCTGCGCTGGCTGGCGGGCTATCGCCATCCGCGCTTCGCCGTGTCGGAGGGGATGACGGCGGCGGTCTGCGCGGCCTTCGCGACTCCCGCACCGTTGCTCGGGCAGGCTGCAACGCTGGGTGATCCGATCGGCGTGCTCCCGGTGGTCTTCCACCTGCTCTGGCGCGGGCTGCTGCGGGCCGACCTGGGCCGTCGCCTGAGTGATCGCACCGTGGTGATGACCGGGGAGGCGGGCCGGTGA
- a CDS encoding DUF2264 domain-containing protein — MTAPHVSLPDDSTHLPDLPAPDPVLSPLTGWTRAHWETIADRLLDGLGPFATPGFAQYRLPGPPSHSGPWSDGLEGFARSFLLAAFRIAGSGGRVGPALIERYAAGLAAGTDPHGAERWPLITDRAQPMVEAASIAIALHESRPWLWDHLDDRVRGQVVDWLGGFVGADVNDSNWRLFQVISEEFMASVGAPHSRTEIDAGLARLDDWYRGGGWYTDGDGRKFDYYNAWALHLYPVLWQRIAGPRADGATVARHRARLREFLAVHQHFFGSDGAPVHQGRSLTYRFATTAPLWAGALADATPLPPGRTRRLASGALKHFAEHGAPDERGLLTLGWYRPFLPVTQRYSGPASPYWASKAFLGLLLPADHPVWTAPEEPAPVDREDVCLALPAPGWLLHSTSADGIVRLVNHGSDRLPPPPATADDSPHYARFAYSSATAPETPGTTAGPDNHIALLGPDGTPSPRGRIHPLGASGGRAASWHRAPGRRIETVSVVRGPWEVRVHRLDVPPGTRVREGGWAVADDLAPPVARTGPGRASARRADGLTSAITGLYGWGDAEGRVLPALGANAVGHHSATPVLELGDGARLLVTLVVLSADPQALRTGVSASVAADGTVEIRFPDGTWERVAPGLSDAPEPAPGPGPEGRS, encoded by the coding sequence ATGACCGCGCCGCATGTGTCGCTCCCCGACGACTCGACGCACCTTCCCGACCTGCCCGCACCCGACCCCGTGCTCTCGCCCCTCACCGGCTGGACCCGCGCCCACTGGGAGACGATCGCCGACCGGCTCCTGGACGGGCTCGGGCCCTTCGCGACCCCCGGCTTCGCCCAGTACCGGCTCCCCGGACCGCCCAGCCACTCCGGACCCTGGTCCGACGGCCTGGAAGGCTTCGCGCGCTCGTTCCTGCTCGCCGCGTTCCGCATCGCGGGCTCGGGCGGCCGGGTCGGCCCCGCCCTCATCGAGCGCTACGCCGCCGGACTCGCCGCCGGCACCGACCCGCACGGCGCCGAACGCTGGCCGCTCATCACCGACCGCGCCCAGCCCATGGTGGAGGCCGCGTCGATCGCCATCGCCCTGCACGAGTCCCGGCCGTGGCTGTGGGACCACCTCGACGACCGAGTGCGCGGGCAGGTCGTGGACTGGCTCGGCGGATTCGTCGGCGCGGACGTCAACGACTCCAACTGGCGGCTGTTCCAGGTCATCTCGGAGGAGTTCATGGCCTCCGTCGGCGCCCCGCACAGCCGTACGGAGATCGACGCGGGGCTCGCCCGCCTGGACGACTGGTACCGGGGCGGCGGCTGGTACACCGACGGCGACGGCCGCAAGTTCGACTACTACAACGCCTGGGCGCTGCACCTGTACCCGGTGCTGTGGCAGCGCATCGCGGGCCCCCGCGCGGACGGGGCGACCGTGGCCCGGCACCGGGCGCGACTGCGTGAGTTCCTCGCCGTCCACCAGCACTTCTTCGGCTCCGACGGCGCCCCGGTGCACCAGGGCCGCTCGCTCACCTACCGTTTCGCGACCACCGCCCCGCTGTGGGCGGGCGCCCTCGCCGACGCCACCCCGCTGCCGCCCGGCCGCACCCGCCGCCTCGCCTCGGGTGCCCTGAAGCACTTCGCCGAGCACGGCGCGCCCGACGAGCGGGGTCTGCTCACGCTCGGCTGGTACCGCCCGTTCCTCCCCGTCACCCAGCGCTACTCGGGCCCCGCCTCCCCGTACTGGGCGAGCAAGGCGTTCCTGGGGCTGCTCCTGCCGGCCGACCACCCCGTCTGGACAGCCCCCGAGGAGCCCGCGCCCGTGGACAGGGAGGACGTCTGCCTGGCCCTGCCCGCACCGGGCTGGCTGCTCCACTCCACCTCGGCCGACGGGATCGTACGGCTGGTCAACCACGGCAGCGACCGGCTCCCGCCCCCGCCCGCGACCGCCGACGACAGCCCGCACTACGCACGGTTCGCCTACTCCAGCGCCACAGCCCCGGAAACCCCCGGGACGACGGCGGGCCCCGACAACCACATCGCCCTGCTCGGCCCCGACGGCACACCGTCCCCCCGCGGCCGCATCCACCCCCTCGGCGCCTCGGGCGGCCGTGCCGCCTCCTGGCACCGGGCGCCGGGGCGCCGCATCGAGACGGTGAGCGTGGTGCGCGGGCCCTGGGAGGTGCGCGTGCACCGCCTCGACGTACCGCCCGGCACTCGGGTGCGGGAGGGCGGCTGGGCCGTCGCCGACGACCTCGCGCCGCCGGTCGCCCGGACCGGTCCGGGCCGGGCGTCGGCCCGCCGCGCGGACGGGCTGACCAGCGCGATCACCGGCCTGTACGGCTGGGGCGACGCCGAGGGCAGGGTCTTACCGGCCCTCGGCGCCAACGCCGTCGGACACCACTCCGCCACGCCCGTGCTCGAACTGGGCGACGGCGCCCGCCTGCTGGTCACCCTCGTGGTGCTCAGCGCCGACCCGCAGGCGCTGCGTACGGGGGTGAGCGCGTCGGTCGCCGCCGACGGCACCGTGGAGATCCGCTTCCCGGACGGCACCTGGGAGCGAGTGGCGCCCGGGCTCAGCGACGCGCCGGAGCCAGCGCCCGGTCCAGGGCCTGAAGGAAGGAGTTGA
- a CDS encoding sirohydrochlorin chelatase has translation MTTPPPALLIAGHGTRDDAGAEAFRDFVRELGDRHPELPVAGGFIELSPPPLGDAVTELVERGVRRFAAVPLMLVSAGHAKGDIPAALAREKERHPGISYAYGRPLGPHPALLSVLERRLDEALGGTARTPADRADVTVLLVGRGSTDPDANAEVHKAARLLWEGRGYAGVETAFVSLAAPDVPSGLDRCVKLGARRIVVLPYFLFTGILPDRVRQQTEGWAEAHPEVEVRSADVIGPEPELLDLVMERYEEAVKGDLRMNCDSCVYRIALPGFEEKVGLPQQPHFHPDDDDHHHGHHHHGAHTHAH, from the coding sequence GTGACCACCCCGCCGCCCGCCCTGCTCATCGCCGGCCATGGCACCCGGGACGACGCCGGAGCCGAGGCGTTCCGCGACTTCGTACGGGAGTTGGGCGACCGCCACCCCGAACTGCCCGTCGCGGGCGGCTTCATCGAACTGTCCCCGCCCCCGCTGGGCGATGCGGTCACCGAACTGGTGGAGCGGGGTGTACGCCGTTTCGCCGCCGTACCGCTGATGCTGGTGTCCGCCGGGCACGCCAAGGGCGACATCCCGGCGGCGCTGGCCCGTGAGAAGGAGCGGCACCCCGGGATCTCGTACGCCTACGGCCGTCCGCTGGGCCCGCACCCGGCGCTGCTGTCGGTCCTGGAGCGGCGGCTGGACGAGGCCCTCGGCGGCACGGCACGCACGCCCGCCGACCGGGCCGACGTGACGGTACTGCTCGTCGGGCGCGGCTCCACCGACCCCGACGCCAACGCCGAGGTGCACAAGGCGGCCCGGCTGCTGTGGGAGGGGCGTGGGTACGCGGGCGTGGAGACGGCGTTCGTGTCGCTGGCGGCGCCGGACGTGCCGAGCGGCCTGGACCGGTGCGTGAAGCTGGGGGCGCGGCGGATCGTCGTGCTCCCCTACTTCCTGTTCACCGGCATCCTCCCGGACCGGGTGCGGCAGCAGACGGAGGGCTGGGCGGAGGCGCACCCGGAGGTCGAGGTGCGCTCGGCGGACGTGATCGGTCCGGAGCCGGAGCTGCTCGATCTGGTCATGGAGCGGTACGAGGAGGCGGTCAAGGGCGATCTGCGGATGAACTGCGACTCGTGCGTGTACCGGATCGCGCTGCCCGGCTTCGAGGAGAAGGTGGGGCTGCCGCAGCAGCCGCATTTCCACCCGGACGACGACGACCATCACCACGGACACCACCACCATGGCGCACACACCCATGCCCACTGA